The DNA region TTCAGGATAGATGACGCCAACGGTTCCTCCAACAATAATGCTTATCAGTAGGAAAAAGGAAGACTTATAGTTTGCAATGTAGGTCATTTTTCTTCACCCATTCCATAGAACTGATTTACAAAATCATAAGATAAACTGTCACTCAGTAACGAGTCAAAATCATTTCTTTTTATTTTATTGCTTTCATTGAATAGATGCTTGATACTATTTCTACTCACTGAGGAGCCTAAACTCACTCTTTTGACCCCTAATTCATTTAATTGATTTATATTTTTCAAATTTTTGCTCAATAAAATATTTATTGGTCCGTTCACCTCTTTTGTCAATCTTTGCAATTCTTCAACGGAAATATTTCCTGGGACAAATACACAATCAGCCCCCCATGAAAGATAGCTATTCAAGCGTTCTATCGTTGCAGATAGTCGGCTCTTTTGCTCACCAATTTGATTCCAGTAGATATCTGTTCTCGCATTGATCAAAAAATCAAGTGCAAATTCTTTTTTTAACTGGTTCAGATATTCAAGCTTACGCTTCATAGATTGCCGATCAGAGATACTTTTGTCGGGTAATCCGTCTTCAATATTGAGCCCCACCGCACCAGCAAGAAGTAATTGTTTGGCATTTTCGTATACCTCTTCAGCATTTTCACTATAACCTCTTTCAAAATCGACCGACAACGGAATGGTAATTTTAGTGGAAATTCGCTGAACTGTCTCTAGTAAAATAGTAAGAGGTAGTTCTTCCCCATCGGAGAATCCATTTGCAAAAGCAACTCCTGCACTAGTGGTAGCCACAGCAGCAAATCCTTTTTGCTCAAAAATTTTTGCTCCCCCAGCATCCCAAATGTTTGGTAAGACAAATAGTCCCTCTTTTCTATGTATTTCTTGAAATTGCTTAGCTTTGTCTCTTTGATTTTGAGTAATAGCCATTCTATTCACTTCTTTCTTCTGATATGATAAGTATAAATTATCATAGAAATACTTTGATGGTGATCGAAGTATAGAAAAGAGTTGAATTGAATGAATGGTATCCCAGATCTTCCAGAAACACTCCAGCTTATTGGTGATCCTACAAGAATAGAACTACTGACAATCCTGATCGATCATCGATACTATACAGTTACAGAGCTCTCAAAACGGACGAAAGTGTCTCTTAGCACAGTCTCATATCACTTGAAAAAGCTCTCTATCATAGGATGGATCGACACTTATAAGCAAGGAAGAAATGTCTACTACGGACTAACAAATGATTCTCTTGCGGCGATCATCGAATCATTAATGACTATTTCCGCTCCGAAGAAAATCAATTCATACAACCAAAAGAAAGAATACTTAGAAATAAA from Enterococcus sp. 9D6_DIV0238 includes:
- a CDS encoding isocitrate lyase/PEP mutase family protein, yielding MAITQNQRDKAKQFQEIHRKEGLFVLPNIWDAGGAKIFEQKGFAAVATTSAGVAFANGFSDGEELPLTILLETVQRISTKITIPLSVDFERGYSENAEEVYENAKQLLLAGAVGLNIEDGLPDKSISDRQSMKRKLEYLNQLKKEFALDFLINARTDIYWNQIGEQKSRLSATIERLNSYLSWGADCVFVPGNISVEELQRLTKEVNGPINILLSKNLKNINQLNELGVKRVSLGSSVSRNSIKHLFNESNKIKRNDFDSLLSDSLSYDFVNQFYGMGEEK